The genomic window ATACTGGATGTTGCTACGTGCTGACGGGTATCTGACGATGCATAATAGATATATACTGCTCCGTCTTCATCAGCAATCCACCCGTTACTAAATAAAACATTTGACACATCGCCCACTCTTTCATCGCCTTCCGGGGCCATAAAGTAACCTGCTGGTTTGTGAATAACCGCTGTCAGGTCGTTTAGACTCGTCATAAACATATAAAGCACATACCGCAGGCCCGCAGCAGTATTGCGCACGCCATGAGCTAGATGCAACCATCCATGCGGTGTCTTAATCGGAGCTGGGCCCAGCCCATTCTTTGCCTCGTAAACGGTATGATACATTTTCCTGTCGATCACCGTTTCCTCTTCGATGAAGGCATTCTCAATACTATCGCATAAGCCGAAACCAATTCCTCCCCCTTTACCCGCGTCAATAAAACTATCCTGCGGACGGGTATAAAAGGCGTATTTCCCATCTACAAATTCAGGATGTAACACGACGTTCCTTTGCTGCGGTGAAGGGGTTTTAAGATCCGGCAGTCTCTCCCATTTTACTAGATCTGTTGTCCGGGCAATCCCACATTGTGCCACTGCTGCTGACTGATCTCCTTCAGGGGCGAATAGATCACGGCGTTCGGTACAGAACAAGCCATATATCCATCCGTCTTCGTGTTTTACCAGGCGCATATCGTACACGTTGGTATCCGGGGTATCGGTTTGAGGCATAACGATAGGATATTCCCAAAACCTGAAATTATCGATGCCATTATCACTTTCAGCCACTGCAAAAAATGACTTCCTGTCGAGACCTTCCACTCTGGCTACGATCACATACTTTCCTCTGAACTTTATAGCTCCCGAATTGAAAGTGGCATTTATACCAAAACGCTCCAGTAAAAAAGGATTCTTTTCATAATTCAGGTCATACCGCCATTCCAAAGGCACGTGTGCCGCTGTGAGGACCGGATATTGATATCGCTCATAAATCCCGTTACCAAGGTTGTCTTGAACATTTTCTCTTCTTGTTAACTCCTTATAGGCCCGCTGTAATTCATATAATCGCTTTTCAAAGCTGACATTCTCCATTCCTTTTCTCTATTACTGGTTAAAATCTACTTGCCAAAATATACCTCTCGTACTATCGGAAAATCGTCAGATTCATATAGTAGTGGAGGCGGTTTATTTAATTGTAAATCTCCACATCGTTCCGGTAAAGCACTAATACTTTTTTAGCTAAACCTTATATAATACTGTGACGTTCTACTTTCAGCCGACTCTCTGGTATTGGACAACGGGCATTATTTCGATAGATACCCAAACAAGGAATGCGCTATACGCACTTAAAAGGCAGGTAAATGTTCGAATGGATTCAAATTCAAATCGCAAATAGAATGCATTTCTAAATACACTAAAAGATACTAATACTTTTTTAGCACTTTGACTACTTCTTTTTTTTAATCAACTATAAGCTTATCTTTAGCTGTGATGTTTTTGTCGGCAACTTATAGATGACAAAGCATCTCTTGTCTATACTAATAACCATTGTAAGGCCATGAACAAATTAATGAAAGAAATTACTCCTTTAACGCCGAATGACTGTTTCACCATCTTCTCCCGTGTTAAAAAAGAATTCAATTTCCCGCTTCATTTTCACGAAGAATATGAGTTAAACTTAATTATGAATGCGAGTGGCGCAAAGCGGATTGTAGGAGACCATATTTCTGTGATAGACGACCTTGAACTGGTATTGGTCGGGCCCAATTTACCACACGCCTGGTTCACCCATAAATGCACAAGCGAGGCTATAACAGAGCTGACAATACAATGGCACAAGGATTTATTTGACGAAAAACTCCTTAAAAGAAATCAACTCTCCTTTATCAGGAAAATGTTCGAACAAAGCGTAAGAGGCATCTCATTTACTAAAGAAACAATTCAATCAGTGTTACCAAGAATTCTTTCGTTAAGTCAGCGAAATGGCTTTGATTCTGTGATGGATCTGATCAACTTACTACATGACCTGTCGACATCAAGAAATATGTTAACCCTTTCTGATTCTACATTTGTTAACAATCAAAACTTCAATTACAACAGCCGGCGATTAGAGAAGGTATTTGAGTTTATGAATAACAATTACCACAAGGAAATATCTCTTAAAGACATAGCAAACTTAATAGGAATGACGGAAGAGTCCTTCAGCAGGTTCATTAAAAAGCGAACCGGCAACACATTCATTAACACATTAAACGAAATAAGATTAGGACACGCTTCCCGGATGCTTATTGATACAACCCACTCTATTACTGAAATATCATATCACTGTGGCTTTAACAATATTTCGAACTTCAACAGGCTGTTTAAGAAGAAAAAAAGCTGTACACCAAAAGAATTCAGAGAGAACTATTCGGGGAACAGGGTTTTCATATAGCAACCTTAATAAAGGATGTGACTGTAGTGACTCGTCAGCACCCTGTCTAACCCAGACACCCGACTGCTGATGGTTTACCTGCAGCTTTGTGGATCTGTCGATATATAGTTTTTAAGCACCTGCATTTGCGGTCTGTCAACTCCGCCTCGTGGTTGAATAGCCAGTCTGTAGCTTCCCCATCTCGGCCCTGCCGACCAGTAGGTTCCGTTTATACAATTGGCTTTCATATATTTTAACATATTATCCAATACCGGGAGCCATCGGGAATCATCATCAGGAATACCATACTCGCCAATAAAGCCTCTCTTCTTATTGGCCGTTAGCCAATCAACAAAGGGTTTTATTCGATTTACGCCAGTTTGAGCATTTGCCTTCTCCTCGTCATAACTACCATCATAAGTTCCTGCAGAAGTGTCATCAAAATAAATGTGAGCTTCATAGATCAACTTCTGCGAAGGGTCAGTTAGGTTCTTTAGATTATCGCTGACACGAGGCCAACGCTCTGCCGAACTATAACTATCGCCAGCAACGAGGATAGGTGTTTCCGTATCTATAGTTCTTATTTTTTCTATAACAGGCTGGATAATATTGAACCACGATGTCGGCGATGGCATATTAAAAGGCTCATTCATTACACCATAAGCCCAAATGTTTTCCCTATCTTTAAATACCCCGGCAAGTTTTCCCCAAAAATCGACGAAGGCAGCAGTTGGTAACGTCGGGCTCCCTATTATTTCTTTATTCCCATTTACCATCCTCCTCGCAAAATTGTGGACATCAGGGATAATCAAAATATCCCGTGCCGCAGCTGCATCTATAAAATCAGTAAGCCTTTTCAGTTCTACGGGATCCAAAGGACCATTTAAGGCTGGTTGCAACCGTTCCCATAAAAACGGCAACCTGACAAGGCGCATATTCTTTGATTTGAAATAATCAAGGTCGGTAACAAGGGGATAACTGTAATCCTGTCGATATTGTCCGGGAACATTAGAACCAAACTCTGCGCCAGACAAATTCGTGCCGAAGGGCTGGGGCTCTATACTAACAATCTCGCCTTCCTCTACCGGCTTTACGGCAGTATTCACCTTATCTTTACGGCAAGATAGAATCCCGATCATCGCGGCTATTAACAAAACCGATATCACTTTATTCATAATTACTATTGATTTATAGCTATTCAGATACAGCCTCCCGACTCAGCAGCTTACCCCTATCGAATAGAATATTTCACCCGATCTGTGATTCCATTCCAGTGGTCGGTGCGGAAAGGAGCAGCAGGCAATCCCGCTTCATTATAAAGATTTCCATCACTGGCGTCGTCGGCCCATCCATACCTTACGGCTACAGGATTCGGAACCTTACTATGAGCGACAACTACTTTATCACCATCTATTGTAACTTTTGCATAATAGAATTTTTGGTCAGAGCCGGCAATTTCAAACCCTTTTACATATCCGTATTTATCTTTCGCCCACAAACCGCCTTCCGCGTACTTAAAGCTCAGAATCGCCTGGTTATCCCTAATTTGTATGGATTTAAAAACTGGACCTGAAAAAGCAACTGGTTTTTTATAAGTTTTATTTAAAGCAACAGCAGCGAGGCGCTTCCCAACATCCTGTTTGTTTCTGGGATGAATATCATTGACATCGCCTATATCAATGGTTACTGCCATGCCGGTATTTGGCAGCGCCAACGCAGCGGACTGGGCTTCACGCAGTTCAGCCCAGGAACTTCCGTTGTTGCTATTCCCGTTTGCACCCTTCCAGCTCGAAAGCTGAACAAAGTAGAAAGGAAAGTCGCCCTGATGCCAATGATGCCGCCAATCGTTAATCAGCAACGGAAAAGTGGTCCTGTATTGGAAAGCGCGATTGGCATTGTTCTCACCCTGATACCAGATCACTCCTTTTATGGCGAAATCAGTTAATGGGTTTATCATTGCGTTGAATAACAGAGTGGGGAAATCGTTAGGATTGCCAACAGTTCCCGTATTCGTGCCCGAGTTCTCATATACCTCCTCAACTTGATATTTCCATTCTCCCGATAAAGGATACATCTTGTCTGAAATTGTAATTTTCAATTCATCACTTGTTCCGTAAACACCACCTCCTCCTCCGTTATCCTCTATGCGGACAGCTATCACGTTTTTCCCTTCTTTCAACACTACGGCTGAAATGGGATAGACACGTCTTTCGTTATATTTGTCATGCATCTGTCCCACCTCTATTCCGTTTACGTAGGTAACATCAGAATCATCGATACGTGCAAGTTCAAGAATCGCCGGTTTCCCTGCATCATCTGCAGAAAGCACTATCGTTTTCCGAAACCACACTACGCCATCGAAATTCTCTATGGATTGCTCCCACAAACCGGGAAGCTTCGCTTGATGCCATTCTCCATCATTGAATGATAACTCCTTCCATGTTGTGGTACTTCCTATGCCGGGAAAGCCACCCTGAAGTTCTTTGATTCGTTTAATCACCTGCTCTTTCCGCTGTTTTATCAGCAATTGAAGATCAGCGTCTTTCTTTGTTGCGACAGTTCCATCTTTAAACAAATCACTTTTCTCTAATGACGTCTGACTAATCCAGGTTTCTATATCAGTCCCGCCCCATGAGGAATGAACTAAGCCAATAGGAACATGAAGCTCTTTATATAGCTCCCTGGCGTAAAAATATCCTACGGCAGAAAACCTTGCTACGTCCTCCCCGTCTGCTATTTTCCATGAAACAGACCTGTCTAAATCGCTTTTTGGATGATAAGCCATTGCTTTAGGCACTTCCAAATGGCGTATCTCATTATACTTAGCATCTCTAATTTCAGAAGTTGCATTTTGGCTGCTGCTTACGGCAAACTCCATATTTGATTGACCAGAACACACCCACACATCGCCCATCAATATATCTGAAAGAGTAATCATGTTCTTACCTTTAACAGTAAGAGAATAGGGGCCTCCGGCCTTTTCAGCATCTAGCTCAAGCCTCCATTTCCCGTCTTTACCAGTCGTTGTAGTCTTCAGTTGATTGCGAAACTTGACTGTAATCTTTTCACCTTTATCAGCCCAGCCCCAAACAGGTATGGGCTGGTCACGCTGTAAAACCATATTGTTACCAAACAATACAGGCAGACGAATATCTGCAAACGTCGCCGAAGCAAAAAAAACAGTAGCGAATGAGAGGATACAGACTTTCATGTAATAGAAATTAAACGGTCCAGTGTTTACCAAAACCCATCAAGTTTCAGAGACATTTATTTCTTGTCTGCTGTCTTGTATTTTTCCAGAACTTTCATTTGAGGCCTGTCCTGTCCGTTCACCGGTTCCACGGCCAATTTATACTTTCCCCACATTGGTCCGGCAGCCCAGTAAGTACCATTTATGTCATTCTTTTTTAAATAGGCAAGGAAGTTATCAAGAGTAACCAGCCACCTTGGATCATTGTCGGGCACGCCATATTCACCAATAAATCCTCTCAAATTGTTTTTTTTCAGCCAATTGACAAACGGCACAGCTCGTACAATACCAGTACTTGGAGTCGCCATCTCCTTTTCATAGGTATTTCTGTATGAGCCGGAGGCGTCTTCATCAAAATAAATATGTCCTTCATATATCAGATTCCTTGAAGGATCTTTTAAATTCTTCAGATTTCCGCTCATCACTGGCCATCGTTCCGCAGAGCTCCAGCTATCGCCGGCAACAATAATAGGAGTTCTGGTGTCAACGCTTCTTATCTGAGTAATAATCCCCTGGGCAATATTAAACCAAGGTGTGTTTTCTAAAAGATCGTGAGGCTCATTCATTATACCATAACCCCAAATGTTCGAATACGACCTGAACTCCCCCGCCAGCTTAGCCCAGGCATCTGCCACATGGGCGATACTGACTTCGGGCGAACCAATTATGTGTCTGGTTCCGTTTTCGTACCTGCGACAATAATTATGCATGTCGAGAATAACCCAAAGTCCTCTCTCTTTAGCATTATCAACAAAAGTCTTCATTCGTTTCAACTCCTCCACATCCAGGCTGCCGTTCAACTGAGGCTGAATCCGCTCCCATAAAAATGGCAACCTAAAAAGAGTAAGGCCTTTCGATTTAAAATAATCCAATTCCGCCGTAGTTGGATAGATATAGTTTTTATTATAAATCCCAGGTATTTTATCGTGGGCAAATTCTGCTCCTGCGAGGTTTATACCGAAAGGCAAGTCAGACTGCTGCGCCATGCTGCCCTGAAATAACCCACTTATCAACAGTGCTGTTAATATAAATCGAAACATCATACTCTTAATTTTAATAGTTTTGAAGGCTTTGTATTGATATGGTCAAAGATAGGGCTGCAGCCATGTGTACCTATAATACTTTTATAGCTTATGATATGAATAAATTATCTTCTGATAAGAGCTACACAACCGAATCGCCGCGTACAAAACGCTCCTCCCCGAGATCTATACTTGAAATAATAAGCCGTCTCTGGTACTTTTTAATCATTTTGCTATCCTATCTTATCCCACTTTGATCATCCTCATCTGCAATATTTACTTTTGATTATCCTCTAAACATTTTTCAAGGACAGATCAAATGATTAAGAAAAGTATACTGACGTCTACCTTCCTGTTACTCCTTCTAAACGGATATGCTCAGCATCTTAAAATCAGCGCGAGCAAGCGCTATATAGAAACACAGAATAAAAAGCCCTTTTTATGGATAGGCGACACGGCCTGGGAGTTATTTCATAAACTAACCCGGGAAGAAGCAGACATTTATTTAAGCAAAAGAGCACAGCAGGGCTTCACTGTCGTACAAGCAGTTATATTGGCTGAAAACGATGGCTTGAGGACTCCAAATGCTTACGGCGATCTTCCATTGAATAATCTGTCTCCGGAATATCCAAACGAAAAATATTTCGAACATGTTGACTATATCATAAACAAAGCGGAAGAACTGGGTTTATTCATCGCAATGCTACCCACCTGGGGAGATAAAGTATTCTCCAACCGCCCAGGGCCGGGCCCTGTGGTATTTAACGAGTTAAATTCCGGTATCTTCGGGGAATTCCTCGGAAGGCGGTACAGAGAGAAACCTGTAATTTGGGTATTAGGAGGTGACAGAAACATAGAAAACGACGAAGTTATGAACATTTGGCGCTCCATGGCAAGAGGCTTAAGTAAAGGGGACAACGGCAATCACCTTATCACATATCATCCGGCCGGAGAAGCTTCTTCGTCTCAATGGTTTCAGAACGAGGAGTGGCTGGATTTTAACATGTATCAGAGCGGCCATGCCAGCCGTTTTATGAAAGTATACAAGTTTGCCGGGGACGATTATTCCAAGTTGCCGGTAAAACCGTTTCTTGAAGCCGAACCGGCCTATGAAGATATACCCGTTCAGTTCTGGAATTTCATAGACTGGAAAAACGTCAAAAAAGTACCGGATAGCATCTTAAACGCCGATAGCCTGCTAATTGATAGAAGCCATTTTAAAAAGGGCTTCTTTACAGATTATGATGTAAGGGTACACGCCTATTGGAACTTTCTTGCCGGAGCATGCGGTTACACCTATGGAAATAATGCAGTGTGGCAGATGTTTAAAAAAGGAGCTCCTTATACCATCCCATGTTTAACAGATTGGGAAGAAGCACTTGGCAGTCCCGGAGCCTATGACATGCAGCATGTTAAGAAACTATTTACATTAAGACCTTTTTCTCAAATAGTACCGTTTCAGGAGTTTATAAGAGGAGAGAACCCGGAAGATAGTACTCATATCAGAGCTGCCAGAGCTCAGGATAACTCCTTTGCCCTTGTTTATCTTTCAACGGGACAAACTGCCGACCTTAACATAAATCTTCTCAAAAGCAAAAAACTCCTCTTTTGGTGGTACGATCCCAGAAATGGGAGCCGATCGAAAACAAAAAAAGTGAGACCAGAGGTCCATCGGCAATTCTCCCCCCCGAGTTCAGAGTTCGGCAACGACTGGATTTTAGTATTTGATAGAAAATAACCCGTCTTAAGCTCCATTTTATTTATCTTGCAATCAAATCCATGAGAGCAGTTATACAACGAGTGACCGAAGCATCCTGTAAGGTTGATGGAAAAATAACCGGACAAATCCGGACCGGCTTGCTTGTTCTTCTTGGAATTGAGGACAGCGACGGCCATGAGGACATTAAATGGCTTGCACAAAAGATGGTGAACATGAGAATCTTCAGCGACGATAATGGACTAATGAACAAGTCGCTCATGGACGTGGATGGAGGCATCCTCCTCATTTCGCAATTTACCCTGTTCGCCCAAACGAAAAAGGGCAACCGGCCCGGGTTTACACGCGCGGCGAAACCAGAACAAGCAATCCCGCTTTATGAACAGATGCTTGCAGAACTCAATCTGCTGACCGGTAAAAAAACTGCTGCAGGCATTTTTGGAGCCGACATGAAAATCGAGCTGCTTAACGACGGTCCTGTAACAATCCTCGTAGATACAAAGAATAAGGAATAAGAAACCTATAGCGAGCGCCAGTCGTTTACTCTCTGCATCCCCTCTAACCTCACCCCTCGCCCCTTCAAGGAAGAAATATCATTGATGGTTGCCTTTTTTCGTTGTCGGGGATCATGCCTCTTTGGGAACTTTCTTCCCTTTAGGCTACATTGCTTCCCGCAACACATCGTTGCCGAAGTACTCCAGCATGTAAAATACCTGCTGAGACCGCCCTGTAGATTTCCTCTCCCTGTGTTATCCGCATAGGAAATAAGGGATATAATCGGCAACTTTACGACAACAAAGCAAAGAGCTATTATGACTATTGATGAAGCACAAACGCTGGTTGACAACTGGATTAAGACCACAGGCATAAGGTATTTCAACGAACTCACCAATACCGCTATTTTAATGGAGGAAGTGGGCGAAGTCGCGCGCATTATGTCACGCAGGTACGGCGAACAGTCATTCAAAGAATCGGATAAAAAAGTTGATCTGGGAGATGAGATGGCCGATGTGCTTTTTGTACTGATCTGTCTGGCAAATCAAACAGGAATAAACCTGACTGAAGCGCTGGAAAAGAACCTGAAAAAAAAGAGCATCCGTGATGCTGACCGTCATAAAAACAACGAAAAGCTAATGTAAAATCAGGAGCCGGCAGATCTCTATCCGAACTCCCGTGTTATAACTTCACCAGCTTATCCCCTTCGAGCACCGGTATAGCCCGGGTGATATCCACATTCAGACAAAAGGCGATATCTGCTTCTATGCCTAACTTTTTCAACCGCTCGCTATGCGAAGTTTTCTTAAGGTAAGCCCGCAGGTCGTCTTTCGCGAGGTCGTATAAATCGAGGGCTGCGATTGAAGAGTCATCTGGCTTATAGCCTGAGGACTGTAACTGGCTTACAACGGCGCCTGCAAATATGGTATCTTCAAGATTAAACTTATTCTTCCATCCCGCACAGACTAAAAGAACATTTTCCTGCTGACTGATGAGCCATTCGGACAAAGAAGTAAGGTTAAAGAACGATCCTATTGCAATCTTCTTTGCCTGCCGTGAGAGGTGGATGGCGTGCGTACCGTTAGTAGTGGTAAGTACCACCGTCTTCCCGGCCACTTTTTCGGCGGTATAAGCAAAGGGAGAGTTACCGAAGTCAAAGCCTTCCACTACTTCGCCGTCGCGCTCCGCCGCAAGCAAACATTCGGTACCGTGATAAGCCGCGCACTCTTCTACTTTTGATACCGGGATAATTGCTGCTGCTCCGTTTTCTATGCCATAACAGATAGAAGAAGTAGCTCGGAAAATGTCGATTACAACAACGATGCTATTCTCTATATCATACAAAGGCAACAAGGCCGGTGTAAGACAAACTTCGATCTTTAATTGTTCCGGGGATGTTAATTGTACTACTTTCAACTCTTATGCTTTATAGAAAGGTAGTTTCACAACGCATGCCTTTACAGAGGCATTCCGGATCTTAATAAATACTTCGGTTCCGGGAGTGGAGAAAGCTGTTTTGACATATCCCATTCCAACGGCTTTCTGAAGCGATGGCGACTGGGTTCCGGAAGTAACCTTTCCTATGGTATTTCCTTCTGCATCAACTATTTCATAATCGTGCCTCGGAATGCCTCTTTCAATCATTTCAAAACCCACAAGCTTACGTTCCACTCCATTCTTCTTTTGTTCTGCAAGCTTGTCTGAATTCACAAAGTCTTTTGTAAACTTCGTTATCCAACCCAGTCCGGCCTCAAGTGGCGACGTGGTATCATCAATGTCATTTCCGTAGAGACAGAAGCCCATTTCCAGACGAAGCGTGTCGCGGGCCCCCAACCCTATTGGCTTAATTCCTGCATCTGTCCCCGCGATAAAAATCGCATCCCAGATATGCTGAGCATGAGCGTTATCTACATAGATTTCAAAGCCGCCAGCACCTGTATACCCCGTTGCTGATATTAGCACATTCTCTATACCTGCGAAAGTCCCTTTTTTAAAGGAATAGTATTCCATGGAGGAAAGATCCGTTTCGGTCAGCTTTTGCAGAACTTCTGTCGCTTTAGGACCTTGCACTGCAAGTAAAGAAGTACGGTCAGAAATATCTTTCATCTCCACGCCGTAGTTGTTATATTTTGAAATCCAGTTCCAGTCTTTTTCAGTGTTTGAGGCATTAACAACCAGCATATAGGTTTTCTCATCAATACGGTAAACTAAAAGATCATCGACGATGCCTCCGGTTTCATTTGGAAGACAGGAATATTGCACTTTACCATCTACCAGCTTTGATGCGTCATTAGAAGTAACCTTTTGAATCAGATCGAGCGCTTTTTCTCCTTTAAGAATAAACTCTCCCATATGGCTGACGTCGAAAACTCCCACTCCGGTTCTTACCGTAAGATGTTCGGCGTTGATTCCTTCATATTGCACGGGCATATTGTATCCTGCAAAAGGAACCATTTTAGCACCGAGAGAAATATGTATGTCGGTTAATGCTGTATTTTTCATTGTTTGTATTGAGGATTACTGCCAAAAATACGTTTTATTTGAGAATGATGTGGACCGGTAAGTCTATTTCCTGAAAATATCCTCTAGCGGCACGGTTCACCAGAAAAACTTTCTGATTACGACAGGTTTCAGGGCTTTGAGGAGAAAAATCAAATCAGCTCTAACGCCAGCTGTGGATCAGTAACCCTGAACGTTCGGCGGTGGTAAGGTGAAAATCCATATCGCAGCACAGCATTACGGTGTTTTATGGTGGGATATCCTTTATTACTGCACCAGTCGTACTCGGGATGGAGGATGGCCAGTTCTTTCATAAAGTCGTCGCGGTATGTTTTAGCAAGGATTGAGGCCGCTGCGATAGAAAAATACTTCCCATCACCCTTGACAATACAGGCATGGGGAACTTCCTGATACTTTTTAAACCGGTTGCCGTCAATCAGCACAAAGCCAGGGCGGATGTGGAGCATATCCAGCGCTTTATGCATGGCAAGAAATGAAGCATTTAGGATATTTATCCGGTCTATCTCATCATGATCAACCTGTGCAACGGCGTAAGCGATTGCTTTATTCTCAATGATCTTGCGAAGCTCATAACGATCCTCTTCACAGAGCTGCTTGGAATCAGTAAGCTGCTCATGCGTGAAATCGCGCGGCAATATCACTGCAGCAGCAAACACCGGCCCGGCGAGACATCCTCTTCCCGCTTCGTCGCAGCCCGCTTCAATAAATTCTTCCTGATAATACGAGAAAAGCATCTTTCAAAAATAACAATTAGTAAATAAGTATCAAGTAACTAGTATCAAGTATCAAGACATAATGCATATTAGCGTGCTTCTACACCATTTACATAAAACACTTCTCCTAAAGTCAATCCTACATCGCATAACCTTACGTTCAATAAAGGCAGGCCCTAAACATCAGAAACTTTATCTTGATACTTGATACTAGCTACTTGATACTGAGATATACTTGATACTATCATCTTGCTACTTGCTACTGAACATGCTAGTAGATCTTCAGGGTGAGCAGCGTGATGTCATCG from Arcticibacter tournemirensis includes these protein-coding regions:
- the gcvT gene encoding glycine cleavage system aminomethyltransferase GcvT; amino-acid sequence: MKNTALTDIHISLGAKMVPFAGYNMPVQYEGINAEHLTVRTGVGVFDVSHMGEFILKGEKALDLIQKVTSNDASKLVDGKVQYSCLPNETGGIVDDLLVYRIDEKTYMLVVNASNTEKDWNWISKYNNYGVEMKDISDRTSLLAVQGPKATEVLQKLTETDLSSMEYYSFKKGTFAGIENVLISATGYTGAGGFEIYVDNAHAQHIWDAIFIAGTDAGIKPIGLGARDTLRLEMGFCLYGNDIDDTTSPLEAGLGWITKFTKDFVNSDKLAEQKKNGVERKLVGFEMIERGIPRHDYEIVDAEGNTIGKVTSGTQSPSLQKAVGMGYVKTAFSTPGTEVFIKIRNASVKACVVKLPFYKA
- a CDS encoding ribonuclease HII; amino-acid sequence: MLFSYYQEEFIEAGCDEAGRGCLAGPVFAAAVILPRDFTHEQLTDSKQLCEEDRYELRKIIENKAIAYAVAQVDHDEIDRINILNASFLAMHKALDMLHIRPGFVLIDGNRFKKYQEVPHACIVKGDGKYFSIAAASILAKTYRDDFMKELAILHPEYDWCSNKGYPTIKHRNAVLRYGFSPYHRRTFRVTDPQLALELI